Proteins from one Niallia circulans genomic window:
- a CDS encoding aldo/keto reductase — MSLTLGSTKKLRNGVEIPYLGLGVFLVKDPAECENAVKAAIKNGYRSIDTATRYENESFVGNALKAVDVPREELFITTKVWVSDFGYEETKQALHRSLKEMQLDYLDLYLIHWAAPNYAETWRAMEDLYEEGLVKAIGVCNFQIHHLEKLKETARITPMLNQIETHPLFHQKELREYMEQHGIAHEAWAPMAQGRDRLFENPTLQTIGEKYGKTTAQVMLRWHLQRDTIIIPKSVHEHRIIENANLFDFALTDEDMQAIDQLDTGSRIFGDPDDIERLTALQQQ; from the coding sequence TTGTCATTAACATTAGGTAGTACAAAGAAACTTCGTAATGGTGTTGAAATTCCTTATTTAGGCTTAGGAGTCTTTCTTGTTAAGGATCCAGCTGAGTGTGAAAATGCGGTTAAGGCTGCCATCAAAAACGGTTATCGTTCCATTGACACAGCAACGCGCTATGAAAACGAAAGCTTTGTCGGCAATGCTCTGAAGGCCGTTGATGTACCCCGTGAGGAGCTGTTCATCACAACAAAAGTTTGGGTGAGCGACTTTGGCTATGAAGAGACAAAACAGGCACTACATCGTTCCTTGAAGGAAATGCAGCTTGATTATCTTGATTTATACCTTATCCACTGGGCTGCACCAAACTATGCAGAAACATGGCGGGCAATGGAGGACTTATATGAAGAAGGTCTTGTGAAGGCAATCGGTGTATGCAACTTCCAAATCCACCATTTAGAAAAGCTGAAGGAAACGGCAAGAATCACACCAATGCTGAATCAGATTGAAACACATCCTTTATTCCACCAAAAAGAATTGCGTGAATATATGGAGCAGCATGGAATTGCTCATGAAGCTTGGGCACCAATGGCTCAAGGGCGAGACCGTCTTTTTGAAAATCCAACATTACAGACTATCGGTGAAAAATACGGTAAAACAACTGCTCAAGTCATGCTGAGATGGCATCTTCAAAGAGATACAATTATTATTCCAAAGTCTGTTCACGAACATCGTATCATAGAAAATGCAAATCTGTTCGACTTTGCTTTAACAGATGAAGATATGCAAGCAATTGATCAGCTTGATACAGGCTCTCGTATTTTCGGTGACCCAGATGATATCGAAAGATTAACTGCATTACAACAGCAATAA
- the katA gene encoding catalase KatA — protein sequence MSNNKLTTSWGSPVGDNQNSMTAGDRGPTLIQDVHLLEKLAHFNRERVPERVVHAKGAGAHGYFEVTNDLSKYTKANFLDEVGKRTPMFIRFSTVAGELGSSDTVRDPRGFAVKFYTEEGNYDIVGNNTPVFFIRDAIKFPDFIHTQKRDPKTHLKNPTAVWDFWSHSPESLHQVSILMSDRGIPATLRHMHGFGSHTFKWVNKEGEAVWVKYHFKTEQGVKNLAVDTAAKLAGENPDYHTEDLFNAIEAGDFPAWTLYVQIMPVEDANTYRFDPFDVTKVWSQKDYPLIEVGRMVLNRNPENYFAEVEQATFSPGTFVPGVEASPDKMLQGRLFAYADAHRYRVGVNHNALPINRPQSPVNNYQRDGQMRFDGNGGGSVYYEPNSFSGPKESPEDKTSAFAVSGVADSVAYDHNDHYTQAGDLYRLLSEEERARLVENIVGAMKPVALEEIKLRQIGHFYKADPEYGTRIAEGLGLAVPEEVK from the coding sequence ATGTCAAACAACAAATTAACAACTAGTTGGGGCTCCCCAGTAGGAGACAACCAAAACTCTATGACTGCTGGAGATCGTGGTCCTACTCTTATTCAAGATGTACATTTACTTGAAAAATTAGCTCATTTTAACAGAGAACGTGTCCCTGAGCGCGTTGTTCATGCAAAAGGTGCTGGAGCACACGGCTACTTCGAAGTAACAAATGACTTGTCTAAATACACAAAAGCAAACTTCCTTGATGAAGTAGGCAAACGAACTCCAATGTTCATCCGTTTCTCAACTGTTGCAGGTGAACTAGGTTCTTCTGATACAGTTCGTGACCCGCGCGGTTTCGCTGTTAAGTTCTATACAGAGGAAGGAAACTACGATATCGTTGGTAATAATACTCCTGTATTCTTTATTCGCGATGCAATTAAGTTCCCTGACTTTATCCATACCCAAAAAAGGGATCCAAAAACACATTTGAAAAATCCAACAGCGGTTTGGGATTTCTGGTCTCATTCTCCTGAATCCCTGCACCAAGTATCTATTTTAATGTCTGACCGAGGTATTCCTGCAACACTTCGTCATATGCATGGCTTCGGAAGCCATACATTTAAATGGGTAAACAAAGAAGGAGAAGCAGTTTGGGTGAAATATCACTTTAAGACAGAGCAAGGCGTGAAAAACCTCGCTGTTGATACTGCAGCAAAATTAGCTGGTGAAAATCCAGATTATCATACAGAAGACTTATTCAATGCAATTGAAGCTGGTGACTTCCCTGCATGGACATTGTATGTTCAGATTATGCCTGTCGAAGATGCTAACACATACCGCTTCGATCCATTTGATGTAACAAAAGTATGGTCTCAAAAAGACTATCCATTAATCGAGGTTGGCCGTATGGTGCTTAACCGCAACCCTGAGAACTACTTTGCTGAAGTGGAGCAAGCAACATTCTCACCTGGAACATTCGTACCTGGTGTGGAAGCATCTCCAGACAAAATGCTTCAAGGCCGACTGTTTGCATATGCTGATGCACATCGCTACCGTGTTGGTGTCAATCACAATGCACTGCCAATCAACCGTCCGCAAAGCCCTGTGAATAACTATCAGCGTGATGGACAAATGCGCTTTGACGGCAATGGCGGAGGCTCTGTTTATTACGAGCCAAACAGCTTCAGTGGTCCAAAAGAATCTCCAGAAGACAAAACATCTGCATTCGCAGTTTCAGGTGTAGCTGACAGTGTTGCATACGATCACAATGATCACTACACACAAGCTGGTGACCTGTATCGTTTATTGTCTGAAGAAGAGCGTGCTAGATTAGTAGAAAACATCGTTGGTGCAATGAAGCCAGTTGCATTAGAAGAAATCAAGCTTCGCCAAATCGGCCATTTCTACAAAGCAGATCCAGAATACGGAACTCGCATTGCAGAAGGACTTGGTTTAGCTGTTCCGGAAGAAGTTAAATAA
- a CDS encoding shikimate kinase — protein MGVGKTSIGKLVAKRLYRDFLDVDHVIEEEYGMPVSKIFEQVGEKAFREKEKEVVTELSARKLLVLSLGGGSFLQEEIKNACLENCIVIHLDLSWESWKDRISLIIDSRPVLKGKSLEDMEELYHKRKEIYADHHSKVDTDSKDMEEVADYIVDSLKYAWDLYEPR, from the coding sequence ATGGGCGTTGGAAAAACGAGTATTGGAAAGCTTGTTGCTAAAAGGCTGTATCGCGATTTTCTAGATGTAGATCATGTAATTGAAGAAGAATATGGCATGCCTGTTTCAAAGATTTTTGAGCAGGTCGGAGAAAAGGCCTTTCGTGAGAAGGAAAAGGAAGTAGTAACAGAGTTGAGTGCAAGAAAGCTTCTTGTACTGTCACTTGGCGGCGGCTCCTTTTTACAGGAGGAAATAAAGAATGCTTGCCTTGAAAACTGTATTGTCATTCATTTAGATCTTTCTTGGGAATCATGGAAGGATAGAATCAGCTTAATTATTGATAGCAGACCTGTTTTGAAGGGGAAATCGCTTGAGGATATGGAAGAGCTGTATCATAAAAGAAAAGAAATTTATGCAGACCATCATTCAAAGGTTGATACAGACAGCAAAGATATGGAAGAGGTTGCGGATTATATTGTAGATTCCTTAAAATATGCATGGGATTTATACGAGCCAAGATAA
- the aroD gene encoding type I 3-dehydroquinate dehydratase has protein sequence MVQPLIIRDIAIGEGIPKICASLIGETASQLKEEAHVLTTESVDVIEWRVDFFEKADDRSEVLQTLANIRSWIGNIPLVFTFRSKKEGGEKELESDAYIALNKAAALSGDADIIDVELFNREADVKELIEFAHAHKVAVIVSNHDFDKTPAKEEIISRLRKAQELGGDLPKIALMPQSMADVITLLDAVQTMKEQYADRPIIAMSMGGQGSISRIAGEAFGSALTFGAAKKASAPGQIPIQQLKTVLAILHESL, from the coding sequence ATGGTTCAGCCATTAATAATAAGAGATATCGCAATAGGAGAGGGAATTCCGAAAATATGTGCTTCTTTAATTGGAGAGACAGCAAGCCAGTTGAAGGAAGAAGCGCATGTTTTGACTACGGAAAGCGTCGATGTAATCGAATGGCGTGTCGATTTTTTTGAAAAAGCAGATGATAGAAGTGAAGTGCTTCAAACATTAGCAAATATCAGAAGCTGGATAGGCAATATTCCGCTTGTCTTCACATTTAGAAGCAAGAAGGAAGGCGGAGAGAAAGAGCTTGAAAGCGATGCGTATATCGCCCTTAATAAAGCAGCAGCATTATCTGGCGACGCTGATATTATTGATGTAGAGCTTTTTAACAGAGAAGCAGATGTTAAAGAGCTTATTGAGTTTGCACATGCCCATAAGGTTGCTGTTATTGTGTCTAATCATGATTTTGACAAAACACCGGCAAAGGAAGAAATTATTTCCCGGCTTCGCAAAGCGCAGGAACTTGGCGGGGACCTTCCGAAAATCGCGCTCATGCCACAAAGCATGGCTGATGTGATTACATTGCTGGATGCAGTTCAAACGATGAAAGAGCAATATGCAGACAGACCTATTATAGCTATGTCGATGGGAGGACAAGGTTCAATCAGCCGCATTGCCGGCGAAGCCTTTGGCTCTGCACTGACATTTGGTGCGGCAAAAAAAGCCTCTGCACCTGGACAAATTCCCATTCAACAATTAAAAACAGTGTTAGCAATATTGCATGAAAGCTTATGA
- a CDS encoding aldehyde dehydrogenase — MEKDMQLNEVEQMLTDCRLFFETNQTLDYQFRVEQLKKLRKSIQENEENLMDALQTDLGKHPFESYATEIGFILQSITYTLKNLSKWMKVKKVGSPLALYPAKSFIRHEPYGTVLIIGPFNYPLQLLIEPLIGAIAAGNCAVLKPSELVPATSKAVASMISATFDPAFVCAVEGGVETNKALLQGMFDKIFFTGSPAVGKLVMKAAAENLIPVTLELGGKSPAFVDESADIQTAASRIIWGKTINAGQTCVAPDYVVVHESIKEKLMEEMKATIGRFYGETVEKSEYYGRIVNDRHFARLVQIIEAEEGNILYGGKSDAKQRFLEPALIQADWESPSMEDELFGPILPIISYTDKQDVVRRVSKMTKPLAMYIFTGSKETEEYWLNHISSGGVSINDTLTHLANPELPFGGIGTSGMGSYHGIYSFTAFSHKRSVLKRGKGLKITELFPPYTDKKLALVRRFLK, encoded by the coding sequence ATGGAAAAAGACATGCAGCTGAACGAAGTGGAGCAGATGCTGACAGATTGCAGGCTGTTCTTTGAAACAAATCAAACTTTAGACTATCAATTTCGAGTGGAGCAGTTGAAAAAATTACGTAAATCAATTCAAGAGAATGAGGAAAATCTCATGGATGCATTGCAAACTGATTTAGGGAAGCATCCTTTTGAGTCATACGCAACAGAAATTGGCTTTATCCTGCAAAGCATTACATATACGCTTAAAAACCTCTCTAAATGGATGAAGGTAAAAAAGGTAGGGTCCCCTTTGGCTTTATACCCTGCTAAAAGCTTTATCCGCCATGAGCCATACGGAACAGTTTTAATAATTGGACCTTTTAACTATCCGCTCCAGCTGCTGATTGAACCGTTAATTGGTGCGATTGCCGCAGGGAATTGTGCTGTTTTAAAGCCTTCTGAGCTTGTGCCGGCAACATCAAAAGCAGTAGCTTCGATGATTTCAGCTACATTTGATCCAGCGTTTGTGTGCGCGGTAGAGGGAGGAGTCGAAACGAATAAGGCACTGCTTCAAGGAATGTTCGACAAAATCTTCTTTACAGGAAGTCCTGCTGTAGGAAAGCTTGTCATGAAGGCAGCCGCAGAAAATCTAATCCCTGTTACCCTAGAATTAGGAGGGAAAAGTCCGGCATTTGTTGATGAGTCAGCAGATATTCAAACAGCAGCAAGCAGAATTATCTGGGGCAAAACAATCAATGCTGGCCAAACATGTGTGGCACCAGATTATGTTGTCGTACATGAAAGCATAAAAGAGAAGCTGATGGAAGAAATGAAAGCAACAATAGGCCGTTTTTATGGAGAAACAGTCGAAAAAAGCGAGTATTATGGAAGAATCGTTAATGATAGGCATTTTGCAAGACTTGTACAGATTATTGAAGCAGAGGAAGGAAACATTCTGTATGGCGGGAAAAGTGATGCAAAACAGCGCTTTTTAGAGCCTGCTTTAATACAGGCAGATTGGGAATCACCTTCCATGGAGGATGAGCTTTTTGGTCCAATCCTTCCAATTATTAGCTATACCGACAAACAGGATGTAGTTAGAAGGGTGTCTAAAATGACTAAGCCTTTAGCAATGTATATTTTTACGGGTTCTAAGGAAACGGAGGAATACTGGCTTAATCATATTTCATCAGGCGGTGTTAGTATTAATGATACCCTAACCCATTTGGCCAATCCAGAGCTTCCTTTTGGCGGCATCGGCACTTCTGGGATGGGCTCTTATCATGGAATTTACAGCTTTACTGCTTTTTCTCATAAACGGAGTGTATTGAAAAGGGGGAAAGGGTTAAAAATTACCGAGCTTTTTCCTCCCTATACAGATAAGAAGCTTGCACTTGTTCGCAGATTCCTGAAATGA
- a CDS encoding nitric oxide synthase oxygenase has translation MGDFILEGKLFEEASTFIQICYTEWDKADQIESRLTEIKEQIARSGTYEHTYEELAYGAMLAWRNSNRCIGRLFWKNLHVVDKRTVTTEEEIGKALLEHIAYATNGGKIRPTITVFPQESDEKSVQIKNHQLLRYAGYNTDFGILGDPDSLSFTEYCQTLGWEGKGTNFDVLPLVVQINENDPVLFDIPAELILEVPIRHPEYDWFKDLNLKWYAVPIISSMRLEIGGISYTAAPFNGWYMGTEIGARNLADENRYNMLPAIGEAMGLQTSKTSSLWKDKALVELNIAVLESFRNAGVTIVDHHTAAQQFKIFEGKEQEAGREVTGNWAWLIPPLSPAATHIFHQRYNNDIKKPNYFNRKSN, from the coding sequence ATGGGGGATTTCATTTTGGAAGGCAAATTATTTGAAGAAGCCTCCACATTCATTCAGATATGTTATACAGAATGGGATAAAGCAGACCAAATAGAATCAAGATTGACAGAAATTAAGGAACAAATTGCAAGGTCTGGGACGTATGAGCATACATATGAGGAGCTGGCTTATGGAGCAATGCTAGCATGGAGAAACAGCAATCGCTGTATCGGCAGATTGTTTTGGAAAAATCTCCATGTCGTGGACAAAAGGACTGTTACAACAGAAGAAGAAATAGGAAAGGCCTTATTAGAGCATATCGCATATGCGACAAATGGCGGTAAGATAAGACCGACAATTACCGTTTTTCCGCAAGAGAGTGACGAAAAATCTGTGCAAATTAAGAACCATCAATTGCTTCGCTATGCGGGCTATAATACAGATTTCGGTATCCTTGGCGATCCTGATTCCCTGTCATTTACTGAATATTGTCAGACATTAGGCTGGGAGGGGAAAGGTACGAACTTTGATGTCCTGCCACTCGTTGTGCAAATCAATGAAAATGATCCAGTGCTGTTTGATATACCGGCGGAATTGATTTTAGAGGTGCCGATCCGTCATCCTGAATATGACTGGTTTAAGGATTTAAACTTGAAATGGTATGCTGTTCCAATCATCTCTAGTATGAGGCTAGAAATTGGCGGGATCTCCTATACAGCCGCTCCGTTTAACGGCTGGTATATGGGAACTGAAATCGGGGCAAGAAATCTTGCGGACGAGAATCGTTATAACATGCTTCCTGCAATTGGCGAAGCAATGGGTTTGCAAACAAGTAAGACTTCCTCATTATGGAAGGACAAAGCGCTTGTTGAGCTTAATATCGCTGTATTGGAATCCTTCCGAAATGCTGGTGTAACAATTGTTGATCACCATACGGCAGCACAGCAGTTCAAAATTTTCGAAGGAAAGGAGCAGGAAGCAGGCAGGGAAGTAACTGGGAATTGGGCATGGCTGATTCCGCCGTTGTCTCCTGCAGCAACCCATATCTTTCATCAGCGATATAATAATGATATAAAGAAGCCGAATTATTTCAACCGTAAAAGTAATTAA
- the cdaS gene encoding sporulation-specific diadenylate cyclase CdaS yields the protein MSVEEGNMPIFIKNQLRADLQSLLANLHGLYESIGEKDCCVLNDFEKMNKQFKGIHSFAASYYLQSYLEPFTDYMEMLTVSAQQFSEKRHGALIAIKRQDSLETLVHSGVPLHAQLSSNLLEAIFYPGNPLHDGGVLIDKDMVVSAANIFPTSKFYNGKEKLGTRHRAAIGITEQSDALVIVVSEETGRISFSIDGQLFPVQTSALM from the coding sequence TTGTCTGTTGAAGAAGGGAATATGCCAATCTTTATCAAAAACCAGCTGAGAGCAGATTTGCAATCACTTTTAGCAAATCTCCATGGCTTGTATGAGTCTATCGGGGAAAAGGATTGCTGTGTTTTAAATGATTTTGAGAAAATGAATAAGCAGTTTAAAGGCATTCATAGCTTTGCAGCATCTTATTACTTACAATCCTATCTGGAGCCATTTACAGACTATATGGAAATGCTCACGGTTTCTGCCCAACAATTTTCGGAAAAGCGACACGGTGCTCTGATTGCCATTAAAAGACAGGATAGCCTTGAGACGTTAGTTCACTCAGGTGTCCCGCTTCATGCCCAATTATCATCTAACCTGCTTGAAGCAATCTTTTATCCAGGAAATCCGCTCCATGATGGGGGAGTTCTTATTGATAAAGATATGGTTGTTTCCGCTGCTAATATTTTTCCAACCTCTAAGTTTTATAATGGCAAGGAAAAGCTTGGCACAAGACACAGAGCTGCTATCGGCATAACGGAGCAGTCAGATGCTTTAGTCATCGTTGTTTCAGAAGAAACAGGGAGAATATCCTTTTCCATTGATGGACAGCTTTTTCCAGTTCAAACAAGTGCCCTTATGTAA
- a CDS encoding alpha/beta hydrolase produces MALIKCDFFSESLQLSTSMTVILPQQTNSQIGMRNNASGEKHQTLYLLHGLSDDHTVWTRRTSIERYAAPLGLAVVMPQVDRSFYTNMAYGNKYWTFLTEELPNVARAFFPLSSKREDNFVAGLSMGGYGAFKWALNKPDDFMAAASLSGAMDVETLKDRAEGDLFRLIFGDDSILGTEHDLFSLIEKVKNRQVKPSLYQCCGTEDFLFEDNKRFKQACEQTVIDYTYEFSQGVHEWGYWDRKIQDVLEWLPIRRQ; encoded by the coding sequence ATGGCATTAATTAAATGTGACTTTTTTTCTGAAAGCTTACAATTGAGCACTTCAATGACAGTAATTCTGCCACAGCAAACAAACTCGCAAATTGGGATGAGGAACAATGCTAGTGGAGAAAAGCATCAAACACTTTATCTGCTGCATGGACTTAGTGATGATCATACAGTCTGGACAAGAAGAACATCTATTGAAAGATATGCTGCTCCGTTAGGCCTAGCGGTTGTTATGCCCCAGGTTGACAGAAGCTTCTATACCAACATGGCATATGGCAATAAATATTGGACTTTTTTGACAGAGGAACTGCCAAATGTCGCAAGAGCCTTTTTTCCATTATCGTCAAAAAGGGAGGATAACTTCGTTGCTGGGCTTTCAATGGGCGGATATGGAGCATTTAAATGGGCTTTGAACAAGCCCGATGATTTTATGGCGGCAGCAAGTCTATCTGGTGCAATGGATGTGGAAACCCTTAAGGATAGAGCAGAAGGAGATCTTTTCAGACTCATATTTGGCGATGACAGTATTTTAGGAACAGAGCATGACTTGTTTTCTCTCATAGAGAAAGTGAAAAATCGTCAGGTAAAACCTTCTCTTTACCAATGCTGTGGAACAGAGGATTTCCTGTTTGAGGATAATAAGCGATTTAAACAGGCCTGTGAACAGACTGTGATTGATTATACTTATGAGTTTAGCCAAGGTGTACATGAATGGGGGTACTGGGACAGAAAAATTCAAGATGTCCTCGAATGGCTGCCAATAAGAAGGCAATAG
- the pyk gene encoding pyruvate kinase, which yields MIDKVCTIGPASNNQKILQGLIEKGMTIVRLNMSHGTQADHLAVMEMVRDINKTTGSNVRILGDLQGPKIRLGKIKEDKAVLNEGDSFSLTIEEIIGDESRASVDYKGLIKDIKVGSRVLINDGEVELNVIEIDENTAKTIVKAGGMIASRKGVNVPGTSLSLPAITEKDKGDIEFLVKHHVDIIACSFIRQAVHLQHIKKYVSTFTNTPPKLMAKIETLEAVTAFTKICEEADAIMLARGDLGVELPYYWIPLLQKAILAECANRETYVVTATQMLQSMTENAVPTRAEVTDVFQAVQDGTNAVMLSAESAVGRHPLESITVLAKTAAVSERFKQPVPFELSSIVAAIQKELS from the coding sequence ATGATCGATAAAGTTTGTACTATCGGACCTGCAAGCAATAACCAAAAAATTCTTCAAGGTCTTATTGAAAAAGGCATGACGATTGTCCGCTTGAATATGTCCCATGGCACACAAGCAGATCATCTCGCGGTTATGGAAATGGTTCGAGATATAAACAAGACTACAGGAAGCAATGTTCGCATATTGGGAGATTTGCAAGGACCAAAGATTCGCTTAGGAAAAATAAAAGAAGACAAAGCTGTATTGAATGAGGGAGACAGTTTCTCGTTAACTATCGAAGAGATTATTGGAGACGAATCTCGTGCAAGTGTTGACTATAAGGGACTTATCAAGGATATAAAGGTCGGCAGCAGAGTGCTTATTAATGATGGTGAGGTAGAGCTGAATGTTATCGAGATAGACGAAAACACTGCCAAAACCATTGTAAAAGCAGGGGGAATGATTGCTTCACGAAAAGGCGTAAATGTCCCTGGCACCTCATTATCTTTACCTGCCATAACAGAAAAGGATAAAGGAGATATTGAATTTCTTGTGAAGCATCATGTTGATATTATTGCATGCTCCTTTATTCGGCAGGCTGTCCATTTACAGCATATTAAAAAATATGTCAGCACTTTCACCAATACACCGCCAAAGCTGATGGCAAAAATTGAGACGTTGGAGGCAGTAACCGCATTTACGAAAATTTGTGAAGAAGCGGATGCAATTATGCTTGCAAGAGGAGATTTAGGGGTAGAACTGCCTTACTACTGGATTCCTTTGCTGCAAAAAGCAATACTAGCGGAATGTGCAAACAGAGAAACATATGTAGTGACTGCAACCCAAATGCTCCAATCAATGACAGAAAACGCCGTTCCGACAAGGGCAGAAGTGACCGATGTTTTTCAAGCAGTTCAAGACGGCACAAATGCTGTTATGCTGTCAGCGGAGAGTGCCGTTGGAAGACACCCTCTTGAAAGCATTACTGTACTCGCAAAAACCGCTGCTGTTTCCGAACGCTTTAAACAGCCTGTTCCCTTTGAGCTCAGCAGCATAGTTGCAGCCATTCAAAAAGAATTATCGTAG